The window GTAACAGTTGTTCCAGTCAGTATCTTTTTCAGGATAATTTTCTACACTGGCATTGTCGTTTGAGTTAGCAAACAAAAAGATGTTCGCAAACATCAAAAAAATAAAATTTAATTTGATCATAACTTTTAAGGGTTTGGTTTAAAATATTCATAAGTAACTACGGATGTATGAATTTGTTTAAGGGGGGCACTTATTTCTTTTCAGATCTACTGGGTTTAGCTATCTATGAACATAAAGTAAAGATATTTATTCCGTTCAAGAATATAATTGCTATTTTGCGAAGAATTTAAATCCAATCTGATACCGCATTTTTTAGATCCTATAAAGAACCCTAGAAAAATTCAACCAAGAATATGAGATCCCTTTTAATTTATGTTTTTATAATCATCGCGAACCTATATTTGGCGCAAGGGCAGGATTTACGGTATTTACATTTTTCTGATAGTATCATTAGCCAGATAAATAATCAACACAGCGAGCGATTAAATAATTATAAACTACAGAATGGTGATATTTCTCTTTATGAGAAGATATACGAGCGTAGAAAAGAGAATCTCGAAAAGGCCTTTAGTGATAGCTTATTTGTCTATGATAAATTAATTTATGAAGGCATAGACCACTGCCTTCAAAAAATTAGCACATCCAACGAAGCAATTCAAGAAGAGAACTATACGATTCTCGTAAGTAATTCTCCCATTGCGAACGCCTATTCTATAGGAGGAGGAACTATTATTCTAAATCTTGGCATTCTTAGAAAAATCAGAACTCAAGGCGAGCTGGCTTTTATTATTGCGCACGAAATCGGGCATGACTACAAACAGGACGTTGATATATCCGCCTATCGAAACTTAGAACGATTGGATTCAGAAGAGTTTGAAGATGCCATTGATCGTATTGATAAAGAGAAATACAATAGAAGAGCACAGCTGGAGACTTTTTTTAAAAGGCTGTATTTAACAGAAATGAAATTTAGCCGCCAGCAAGAAATCAGGGCGGACTCACTGGCCTTGAAGTTCATCCTCAATGCCAATTATGACTATAGGTACTCAATTAGTACTCTAAATTTATTAGATTCCATTGATTTCTATACTTTTCCTGCGATTGATTATTCCAATACCTTGGGATTTGAAGATTACCCCTTTAAGGAGAAATGGATTATAGATAAAAGCGATCTGTTTTCTATGGCTGCTGAATCGCCTGATGAAGATACTAAAGCTTTAAAGTCTCACCCAGATGTAGAAGAAAGAATTGCTCGTTTAAAGCTTATCACTGAAGTAAAAGCAGATACAACTACTGAATTTTTCAATCCAAGAAAGCTTCCAGCTCTTAAATCAGGTGTTGACCTCGATTTAGCATTTATAGATAGTTGGGAAGCTCAAAATAATTATGGGAGAGCTTTATTTTTTTCATTAAAGCAATTAGAAGCACAAGCAGACAATAAGCAGTTGTTGAGGAGAATTAGTAAGCTGTTTGATAAGATTTACGAAGCTCAAAACTCTCATGAGCTAAGCAGATATGTAGAATCTCCTGGCCCTTATCAAGAAGCCACCTATAAGGAGTTTATAACTTTTTTGAGTAGAATCAGACTTTCAGAATTGGAAATGCTTATCTATCATTTTCATTTGAAAAATAGCGGTTTACTGGGGCAGGATGAAGATTTCTTAGATACATTAAATAAATACAAACTAAAAATTCGATAATCAATTTTAACAAAACTAGAAAACATGAAAATTAGATTTTACGCATTACTGTGCTTCTTAATCATTGCTATCAGCGCAAAAGCGCAAGAGAAGAAAATCCAAAATATAGTAGAAGTAGAATTAAGAAATGCAGGCTCTATTATTAACGATGAAATTGTAGTGGGGCATTACCTGTTTTACAAAACCGACAGAATAAATAGAAAAACTTACAACTATGAATTGCAGATACTAGATCAAAATCTGAATGAAGTAGGTAAACATACGGTTGAAAGTTCAAAGCATCTCTTTCTAATGGATGCTGTATATAACGGCCAGTCACTTATGCTGAAGCTTTATGATTATAAAGAGGATAAAGTGATGTTGCAACAGTTAGATAATTCAGCTAAGCTATTAAGTACAGAAGTTCGAGAAGTCGGTAAAATTGAAAAGGCCCAATTCCGCCAGATGCAGAGCAGCAAAGCTGCTCAGGCAATCTTTTTATTTCCTTTGAAAGATTTTGGTTTTGCGGACTTCAGAACTCTGAAAAATAAAAACTATGGATATAGTATAGATTTTTATTCATCTGAAGGGGGCGAAAATTGGAATTACAGCAGTGATCCTAAACTGAAAACTCATGTTTTCCCAACCATGCTTTATGGCGATAAAGATATCATGATGAACCTTATCATGGAAAAGGATGGCCTTTTAAGCAAAGATTTCGATTTAAATTTAATGGTTCTTGACTCTAAGACGGGAATGCCATTATTTGAAAAATCCTTAGATGACGATAAGTATAAATTATCCCCAATTAATGGCTTTAAAGTAGATGATAGCGGTGAATTTTATCTTTTAGGGTATTACTATGACAAAGAAAGTAATATCATAACTAGCGAGAGTCTAGGGCTATTTAAGTATAAAATCAATAATTCTGGCGATATAATAAGCAAGGATTATATCTCATGGACTGAAGATGCTGGTAAGTATTTAAAAGTTGACGAAAAGGGAGAGTTTGAAGATTTTGGATATGTTTTTTTTCATGACTTTGTAGAAGACAATATGGGCAACTTTTACGCCATAGGGGAACAATATGACAAAGAATTTAAAGGGCTTGGGTTTGATATAGTAGTTAAAGATATGATGATATTCAAGTTTGATAAAGAGTTTAAATTGACCAACATAGAAACCATCGAAAAAACAGAAAACAACATATCTGTACCGAATGCAGCATTTTTTAGTCCTCAAATGTTGGCAATGATTGTGAAAGCCCTAAATGGTTATGACTATGAATTTATGACTAGTAGTATGGAAAAAGATGTCATCAGTATTGGGTACCAAGACTACTTGGAAATAAAGAAGGAATCAGATAAATATGTTTTTGGGAATGTTTTTATCGCGGATGGTAAAATCTCCACTGATACTATCGACTTAATGGAAGTAAAGGAAGAAAAGAGGTTTAAAGTCTTACCTTCTGAAGCTGGATATATTGTGGTTTTAGAGTATGATGAAAAAGAAAAAGCACTCACAATAGAAAAAGTAAAACTAAATTACTAATCCCCAAAAGGCTGCTGTAAAAAGCAGCCTTTTTTGTTCTATATATCATC is drawn from Marivirga arenosa and contains these coding sequences:
- a CDS encoding M48 family metalloprotease, translated to MRSLLIYVFIIIANLYLAQGQDLRYLHFSDSIISQINNQHSERLNNYKLQNGDISLYEKIYERRKENLEKAFSDSLFVYDKLIYEGIDHCLQKISTSNEAIQEENYTILVSNSPIANAYSIGGGTIILNLGILRKIRTQGELAFIIAHEIGHDYKQDVDISAYRNLERLDSEEFEDAIDRIDKEKYNRRAQLETFFKRLYLTEMKFSRQQEIRADSLALKFILNANYDYRYSISTLNLLDSIDFYTFPAIDYSNTLGFEDYPFKEKWIIDKSDLFSMAAESPDEDTKALKSHPDVEERIARLKLITEVKADTTTEFFNPRKLPALKSGVDLDLAFIDSWEAQNNYGRALFFSLKQLEAQADNKQLLRRISKLFDKIYEAQNSHELSRYVESPGPYQEATYKEFITFLSRIRLSELEMLIYHFHLKNSGLLGQDEDFLDTLNKYKLKIR
- a CDS encoding DUF6770 family protein, producing the protein MKIRFYALLCFLIIAISAKAQEKKIQNIVEVELRNAGSIINDEIVVGHYLFYKTDRINRKTYNYELQILDQNLNEVGKHTVESSKHLFLMDAVYNGQSLMLKLYDYKEDKVMLQQLDNSAKLLSTEVREVGKIEKAQFRQMQSSKAAQAIFLFPLKDFGFADFRTLKNKNYGYSIDFYSSEGGENWNYSSDPKLKTHVFPTMLYGDKDIMMNLIMEKDGLLSKDFDLNLMVLDSKTGMPLFEKSLDDDKYKLSPINGFKVDDSGEFYLLGYYYDKESNIITSESLGLFKYKINNSGDIISKDYISWTEDAGKYLKVDEKGEFEDFGYVFFHDFVEDNMGNFYAIGEQYDKEFKGLGFDIVVKDMMIFKFDKEFKLTNIETIEKTENNISVPNAAFFSPQMLAMIVKALNGYDYEFMTSSMEKDVISIGYQDYLEIKKESDKYVFGNVFIADGKISTDTIDLMEVKEEKRFKVLPSEAGYIVVLEYDEKEKALTIEKVKLNY